A window from Alkalicoccobacillus plakortidis encodes these proteins:
- a CDS encoding ROK family protein, producing MNKNIVKELNLNKVRSVLQQLRIATKPQIAEATGLSVVTINSLVKELLASCELYEDNIVPSNGGRPALTYRFNFNYSLALILLFNENHWRDEVVASIINLNGDTLIKEDHHIPVFDLQYFEQIIAKLVNEYPTVKIIGIGIPGQVVDGEITVSSHETLMGVRMADSIQETFGLPVLIENDVNAAVSGYSALEDKGESDCVIGIYFPDKYPPGVGIHLNGTVVKGKNGMAGEIKFLPLDVNWNGHWDPSEFMKVTCHVIQTLNAVLAPDKIVFYQNVVPDELWCASWSTYQTQHEMASVPQVILSRSFSIDFYEGIKALALEELNPSLSI from the coding sequence ATGAACAAAAACATTGTAAAAGAGCTTAACTTAAATAAGGTACGAAGTGTGTTGCAACAACTCAGGATTGCCACAAAACCTCAAATTGCAGAAGCTACAGGTCTAAGTGTTGTCACTATAAATTCTCTTGTAAAAGAGCTCCTAGCTAGTTGTGAATTGTATGAGGATAATATCGTGCCTTCTAATGGTGGTCGACCTGCTTTAACATACCGGTTTAACTTTAATTACAGCTTAGCATTGATTTTGCTTTTTAATGAGAACCATTGGAGAGACGAGGTTGTTGCTTCCATCATTAATTTGAATGGTGACACGTTAATAAAAGAAGATCATCACATACCTGTATTTGATTTACAGTATTTTGAGCAGATTATTGCCAAACTCGTAAATGAGTACCCCACTGTAAAAATAATTGGGATCGGCATTCCAGGACAAGTAGTAGATGGAGAAATCACCGTAAGCAGTCATGAAACTTTAATGGGTGTTAGAATGGCTGATTCGATACAAGAAACATTCGGTCTACCTGTTTTAATAGAGAACGATGTAAATGCAGCAGTAAGTGGCTACTCTGCCTTAGAAGATAAGGGGGAAAGTGACTGCGTCATTGGAATCTACTTTCCTGACAAATATCCACCTGGTGTCGGTATTCATTTGAATGGAACAGTTGTAAAAGGAAAAAACGGCATGGCGGGTGAAATTAAATTCCTTCCTTTAGATGTTAACTGGAACGGTCATTGGGATCCGTCCGAATTTATGAAAGTCACATGCCACGTCATCCAAACACTGAATGCTGTCCTCGCTCCTGATAAAATCGTTTTTTATCAAAATGTCGTGCCTGATGAGCTATGGTGCGCCTCTTGGAGTACCTATCAAACGCAGCATGAGATGGCTTCAGTTCCACAAGTTATTTTATCACGTTCATTTTCTATTGATTTTTATGAGGGTATAAAGGCACTCGCTTTAGAAGAGCTAAATCCTTCACTCTCAATCTAA